From Ignavibacterium sp.:
AGAGCCAAGTATATATCCTATTATAATACTGATTAGATACTGCACTGTTCTTTCTGAATTAGTTCAGTGCAAAAATAATATCAATTGTGGGACTGTGAAAGGTAATAGAAATTAGTTTAATTATCTTTTTGGTATAACGCGTAATTATTTTCCTGATGAATCAGATTACCTGCTTTGTCCTTCAGATTTGAAACAATTACTCTGTATGCTTTTCCGGGCTGATGTTTTTCAGTAAACAATACTACAGCAGTATCTCCATCCACAACTCCGACTTTATAAATTTTAATCACGTGGTTGTCCTCACAAATAATCTTGTAATTGGAGACATCAAAAATTCCTTCGCGAGACATTGGTTCACTGAATCTGACCAAAACTTTAGAAGTATCAGGGTTATCAGGTCGTGCAAAGGTAATATCAAGTGATAAAATGATTGCTGCAGAGACAAATATTTTTATTATTGATTTCATCTGACACACGAATAATGTTAGTTTACTGAAGCAATCAAAATGCCACAGATGTTAAATATTTGGGGGTTGTTTAAGTTGTTTTACTATTATTTTAATTCTCAGAAATAGAGTTTTAAGAATTTTGTTTCAGATTGAAATAAAATTGAAATCATTTTCGAATGAGTAACGGGTGATTTTAAAATTTCTTAGATAGGAAACAAATTTTGTTTGAATTGCCTAGTCAGTTGGATTCTGCGAAGCATCCAATGGTGAAGCGACTAATAAAGGGGTAATCAGCTGAATGAAGAAAAATAGGAAGTGTTGAGGCGCCGGTCGGATTCGAACCGACGAATAAAGGTTTTGCAGACCTTCCCCTTAGACCACTTGGGTACAGCGCCAATAAAAAAATAAAATCCACTTACGTGGATTTCCTTGAGCGGGAAACGGGACTCGAACCCGCGACATCAACCTTGGCAAGGTTGCGCTCTACCAACTGAGCTATTCCCGCATTAAAAATCATTAAAGTGAAGAACAAAATAAATGATAACTTATCAGTTATTAAAAATACTTATCAAAAATTAAGGGACATCAATCCCATAAGGGGTTGCGCTCTACCTCCGTTAGCTAACGGATGAGCTATTCCCGCATTAAAACTCAATAAAGTGAAGAACAAAAAAAATAATTTATCAGTAATTAAATTACTTATCAAAAATTAAAGGGACATCAATCTCATAAGGGATTGCGCTCTACCTCCGTTAGCTAACGGATGAGCTATTCCCGCATATCCAACATATTTATTAAGAACACTAATCAAAAATTTCTGACGCAAATATATTATTGATGATTCATTCATGCAAATAATAAAAGAGCCGCTTAAAAGCGGCTCTTAAAAAATAATTTAAAGTTGATTACTTCATCAACATCATCTTCTTTGATTCTTTGAAAACAGGTGTTTCGATGGAGTATATGTACATTCCACTTGGAAGTGATGTAGCATTGAATTCAACTTCGTAGAAACCAGCTGATAATTGGTTGTTTACTAAAGTAGCAACTAATTCACCAAGTAAATTATAAACTGCAACTTTAACATTTGTATTTTCTGCTAAGCCGAATTTAATCTTTGTACTTGGGTTAAAAGGATTTGGATAATTCTGTTCCAAAGTGAATTGAAGTGGTGGATGAACATCAACTTCAATTTCAGGACTATATTCATATTTGCCATCAAAATCCATTTGTTTTAATCTGTAAACATATTTACCTGGTTCAACATTTCTATCAGTGAAGGAATATTCTTTTCTTTCAGTTGTTGTACCATTACCCTGAACATAACCAATTGCCAGGAAATCGCCATTAACTGCTTTTCTTTCAATCTGGAAACCAAGGTTATTCAATTCAGTGGCAGTTGTCCAATTTAATTCAACTTGACCGGCTGCTGTTACATTGGCGACAAAAGAAGTTAATTCAACCGGTACATAAGAATAATCTGTTGAGACCATTCCATCTTCAGGACCACAAGGAGCGTTACTCCAGGTTGTCCAAACCGTTGGTGCCTGACAAGCTAATTGCTGACCAGCTGTATAAGCTTCAAAGTCATCGTAGAAAATTACTGCTTCAAGGTTAAGATCCTCAAATTTAAAGTTGTCAACATACATTTGATCATTAGCGGTAGCTCCGAATAAATCAACAGCATGGAGAGTGTTAGGTCCACCGGTTCCGCTAGCACCTAAAGTCCATTGCCACTGCTTTACTAACTGTCCATTAAAATAGAATTGTGATTGATCATTTGTTAGATTAACAACATGTTCGACCATATTCCACTGACCGGCAGTCCAAGAAAATGTTTGAGGTGTGGATGAACCACCAAAACATCTTCCGGTGCCGTTGGCATCGAAGTAAACTTCCATTCCCCAATCACTATTACTACCGGCAAATGTTTGTAGAGTATTAAAATAACCAGCTTTTCCTGAAGGTATGTAAACCATAAAACTTATCTTGTATGAACCAGATGTGTAAGCAGTTGCATTCAATACTTTAACCTGATCATTGTTCTGAACAATCTTTAAAGATTTCATTTGCATAGAATTCATTGTGCCGTTAAGAATAAAAGGTAATCCTTGTGGTGTTTGAGCGGTTCCGTTATCTATAATTGGATTCCATGCACCTGAAAGATACTGAAGTGCATCACCGGTTGTAGTTTGACCAGTAATGGTTATTGGTGGTGCCCATGGACCAGAGCTAAGAGAACCTGCCAATTGCCAATCAATCCAATAATGACCTTCACCTAAAGTTACACCTAAAGTTACTGTCTGTTTCATAATTGGTCTTGTTGTCCCTGGATTAGTATCTGAATATCGATAGCAATTTGACCAGGTAGTAGCAGACATTCTGTTAGTAACTGTATCACCAAAAACTACGGTTCCAACACCAGGTTGGCCATTCCATATCCGAACATTAACTGCTGTGATGGTTGATGTTGTGGGTGAATTGGTTTGATATGCATAACAAATGAAATCCTCGATAGTCCAGGTTTGGCCAGCAGGAATTACAAAATCATCTGCAACTCGAATTCCTGACGCTTGAGATGCTCCAAATCCCAGAACGTTTAATCCTAGTGCAGTTTGAAGTATACTTGCATCGGCTCCACCAGGTCCACCGCCAGGGGAATTAAAATAAGGACCATTGTCAAAAAGCACAGCTTCAGGGGTGTACTGCCAATTTATTGGGTAAGTTGCCAAAATTGGACCTCCCAATTCAGAAGGGTCTACCATTTCTCTGCTTGCATCCTGTGCAAAAAGTGAGAATGATAAAAGAAACAAAACAACGAGAGAGTAGATTTGTTTGAGCATAAAAGAACCTCCAATAGATTGTTGGAATTAGTTAGTTAGATAAAGAGATTTTTGCCCTTGTAATTAGTTGATTAGAATTTACGCTGCTAATTAGAAAAAATTATAATTAAAGGCAAGAGTTTTTAAAAATTATTTTCTTGAACCGTGGATAAACCCACGATAGGGTAAAGAATGTTGTACTGTTATAAAAGCATTCTTATCCACAGATTCAATTAATGAGATAGTCGCTTTCTGATATTTTCTCGGAATGATTGTAACTAATATTGATAGCCCTCCTGAAGTTCCTTCAGCCGGTAAGATTGTTACGCCGTATTTATTCTTTCTTAAAAGTTCTGCAAGTTCTTTGGAATGATTTCTTGATATTATATTAAGTTGAACAAATCCAAATCCGATTTTTTGTTCAATAGTAATTCCAATTATATTGCCTAACCCGAATCCCAATGAGTAACCAATAAATTGTGGAATCTCGTTTAAGTTCTGAAAGATAAATCTTATAGCAAATATCCAAATTAAAACTTCAATTGAACCAGCCAGACCAGCGAGATATTTTCTTCCCTGAACAACTAATATTGTTCTGATAGTACCAATTGATACATCACAGATTCTCATAAACATTATTAAAAGCCCACCTAAAATTGATTCTATCATTTTCTTTTTATCCTAACTAAAAATTTTCTGATAAAATGTTCGAATAAAATTTTATTTTTGTCTGCTAAAAAATAAGAATAATTTATGTCAAGATATCAGAGACAACAATTAGTTGAGACTTTACGCAAAAAAGGAATCACTGACGAAAAAGTTCTTGAAGCAATTGGTACAATTGAAAGAGAGAAGTTTATTCCTGCTACAATGGTTCATAATGCTTATAAAGATATAGCTTTGCCAATCGGTTATGAACAGACAATTTCACAACCATACACCGTTGCTTTTATGACTGAAAAGTTAAATATTAAAAAAGGTGATAAAGTTCTTGAAGTAGGAACTGGTTCGGGTTATCAGGCAGCAATTCTGGCTTTTCTTGGTGCTCAGGTTTATAGTATCGAAATAAATCTTGAACTTTATCATCGCACAGTAAAACTATTTGATAAGCTTGGAATCAGAGTTCATGCTAAGTATGGTGATGGTACAATTGGTTGGGCAGAATATGCACCGTTTAACGGAATAATTGTTACTGCTGGTTCTCCTACAATTCCAACAAAACTTAAAGAGCAGTTAGCAATTGGAGGAAGATTGGTCATTCCTGTTGGGGGAAGAGACTATCAGGATTTGTATGTTCTGACAAAACTTTCGGATGATGAATTTAAAACTGAAGTCTATCCTCGTTTTGCTTTTGTTCCACTGCTCGGCAAAGAAGGTTGGGAAAAAAAGTAATTTACTTTCTAGAATGAATAATTTGATTGGATGAAGACTGCCAGGATAGAGATAGAATGAGTTGAACGGTTGAATGACTCAATGCTTATCTTTGGCAGGTAAGTATCTATGAATGAATGAATTGCTGAATGACTGATTGAATGATTGACTGATTTATTTATAAGCTTTTGAAAGATAATTTCAAACTAAAGTTTTTCATTCAACCATTCATACATTCACTCATTCATATATACATTCATTCATTCTTTATTTTTTAAGTTATGAAAAATTCAGACAAAGTTATTGTAATCGTTGGACCAACTTGCTCAGGTAAAACCAGGTTAAGTTTGATACTTGCAGAAAAGATTAATGGCGAAATTATTTCTGCTGATAGCAGACAAGTTTATAAACATTTGTCAATTGGAACTGCAAAGCCAACTGAAAAACAACTTAATTCCGTTAAACACTATTTTGTTGATGAACTGAATCCTGATGAAGAATTTAATGCCGATATTTTTTCAAGAAGAGCAAACGAGATTATTCGATCATTGCTCGGAAAAAATTTAACTCCTGTTGTCGTCGGTGGTTCAGGTTTATATATTAAAGCATTGATTGATGGAATAACTCAAACTATAATTGCTGATAAATCTTTAAGAGAAGAATTACTCGAAGCAAGGAAAATTTATGGTAATGAATATGTTTACAATGAATTAAAAAAAATTGATCCAGTCAGTGCTGAAAGAATGCTTCCGCAAAATTGGAAAAGAGTTTTAAGAGCGATTGAAGTCTTTAAATTAACAGGGAAACCAATCTGGCAACATCATTTGGAAAATAATTCAAAACCAGAATTCAATTTTATTCAATATGGTTTGCTTTGGGATAGAAAAAAACTCTATCAGAATATAGAACAAAGAGTTAACCAGATGATTTCGGATGGTTTAGTCGATGAAGTAAAGGAAATACTTAGATTGGGATATTCAAAGGGAAGCAATTCGCTTAACACTGTTGGTTATAAAGAGTTAATTGATTTTATTGAAAATAAAATTACATTTGAACAAGCCGTTTATCTTATTAAAAGAAATACACGAAGATATGCTAAAAGGCAAATGACCTGGTTCAAATCAGACAAACGAATTAATTGGATTCGAATAAATTCTTTTAATGAGATTGATGAAATTGCAGAAAATATTCTAAAGGATTTTTATGAAAGAAAAAATTAGAATTGCATCCGGACAGGGATTTTGGGGCGACCTGATTGATGCTCCTTATCATCAGGTGACCAAAGGACCAATTGATTATCTGGTTATGGACTATCTTGCCGAAGTTACAATGTCCATTCTTCAAAAACAGAAAAACAAAAATCCCGAACTTGGTTATGCAAGAGATATTCCGGAATTGATGAAAAGGATTCTTCCCATTTGTAAAGAAAAAAATATTAAAGTAATTACCAACGGTGGAGGAGTTAATCCTCTTTCCTGTGCAAATGCAGTTATGAAAGTTGCAGGTGAACTTGGAATCAAAAATCTGAAAATCGGAATTGTACTCGGTGATAACATTCTCGATCGATTGGATGAAATAATTTCTTCCGGTGCTGAATTAAAAAATATGGAAACCGGTGAACCAATCACTTCTGTAAAAGATAAACTCCTAAGCGCAAATGTTTATTTCGGAGCTTTTCCAATCGTTGAAGCGTTACAAAAAGGTGCTGACATCGTGATTACCGGAAGAACAACTGATACAGGTTTAACATTGGCTCCGATGATTTATGAGTTCGGCTGGTCTAAAACTGATTACGATAAACTTTCTGCCGGAACTGTTGCCGGACATATTTTAGAATGCGGTGCACAATCTTCAGGTGGAAACTTTTTAGGAGATTGGAAATCAATTCCAAATATGGCTGAAATTGGTTTTCCGATTGCCGAAGCATTTCCTAACGGAGAAGTAATAATCACGAAGCACAAAAATACTGGTGGTAGAGTTTCATTCGAAACTGTCGCTGAACAATTATTATATGAAATTGGAGATCCGAAATCTTACATTACACCGGATTGTGTTGCTGATTTCACTTCGATAAAATTAGAAGATTTAGGTAATGACAGAGTAAGAGTTTTTGATGTTAAAGGTTTTCCGGAAACCGAATTCTACAAAGTTTCTTGTTCATACTCCGATGGTTATTCTGCTTCTGCAACACTAACTTATTCCTGGCCCGAAGCACTTACAAAAGCTAAAGCTGCAGACCAGATTTTAAGAAAGCGATTGGAAAATCTCAATCTGACTTTCGATGAAATAAGAACAGAGTTTATTGGTTATAATGCTTGTCACGGTCCATTGGCAAAACAACTTCCTGAAGATGATATAAATGAAATTATGCTGAAAGTTGCAGTTCGTTCTCACAATTTCGATTCAGTTGAAAGGTTCGGAAAAGAAATTGCGCCATTGATTTTAACAGGTCCACCAAGTGTTACAGGTTTTGCCGGTGGCAGACCAAAGCCAAGCGAAGTCGTAGCTTATTGGCCTGCACTTATTCCAAAATCTTTAGTTAAACCTGAAATAAAAATTATAGAGTTGTAACATGAAAAAAATAAAGTTGATTGAAATTGCTCACGGAAGAAGCGGCGATAAAGGTGATGCAGCAAATGTAGGCATAATCGCTTACAATGATGAAGGGTACAAAATTATTTCTAAGTATTTGACTGCTGAAAGAGTCAAAAAACATTTTGAAGGTATTTGTCTTGGTAAAGTTGAAAGATTTGAATTACCTAACCTTCGTGCTTTAAATTTTCTTCTTCACAACACTTTAGGTGGAGGAGGAACAGTATCACTAAAACACGATGCACAAGGAAAAACCCTTGCAGCAGCTTTACTGAGAATGGAAATAGAAATGGAATGATTGAATGCCTACCTACGGTAGGTAAAGATGAATGGATGAATTGGTGAATGGGTGAATGAATAAATTTTAAAACATTCAACCATGCAAACATTCCGTAATTCAACCATTCACCAATTCAATCATTCAGTAAATTAAATTCGGTCACTCGATTTTATACTATTGGATTTTGTAGGAGGTTATTTATGAATTCTGATGCTAAGAAATTTATCGAACTGAATAAAAATATTAATCGAGGTTATAGAAAACTTGAAGTTTGGCAGGAAGCTGTAGTCTTATTTGCTTTTGTTAAAAAGAAAATTAACACTTTAAGTGAGCTTTCATTTAAATTAAAAAGTCAGATTGAAGATTCTGCAATGTCCGTCTCTTCAAATATAGCAGAAGGATATTGCAGAAGGTTTCTAAAAGAAAATATTCAGTTTAATACGATTGCTTTATCATCGCTTGGTGAAAATTATTCGCAAATATTTAACTTGTTTAATGCTGGTGAAATTGATGAAGAATGGTTCAGAGAGTATGATAAAATTCATTACTCATTAGAAAACAAACTAATTAAACTTAATAAATCCTGTATCGAAAAGCTGAAAGAAAGTTATGACTGGAAAAATGATTATCATGTCAGGGAGATTATAGAAAAGTATGAAATTGTATAATCATTCAATAAAGAATTCATTCATCCATTCATTCACTCAGCCATTCAATTATTCGAATATTCATTCATTCAACCATTCAATAAAACTGTATTCGAGGAGAAAGAAATTCATTCATTCAAACGAAAATTAAAGAGAGGTAACTATGTACGAAGATAAAATAAAACAGTTAAACACTTATAGAACCCGTATAGAAAATTTACGGAGTTATCTTTGACATCGATAACAAAGAAAAAAGAATTAACGAACTTCAAAAAAAATCCGAGTCATCCGATTTCTGGAATGATCAAAAATCCGCACAAAAAACACTTCAGGAAATAAAATCACTTCAATCCTGGGTTGAACTCTGGAAGAGTGTTCATCAAAAAGCTTCTGCAGTTGAGGAAACAATTCTTCTTGCTCAAATGGAAGAAGATGAATCATTCGAACCCGAAATTGACAAAGAACTTGTTGAACTTGAAAATGCAATCGAAGAAGCTGAATTCAAAAACATGCTGAGTGG
This genomic window contains:
- a CDS encoding T9SS type A sorting domain-containing protein, giving the protein MLKQIYSLVVLFLLSFSLFAQDASREMVDPSELGGPILATYPINWQYTPEAVLFDNGPYFNSPGGGPGGADASILQTALGLNVLGFGASQASGIRVADDFVIPAGQTWTIEDFICYAYQTNSPTTSTITAVNVRIWNGQPGVGTVVFGDTVTNRMSATTWSNCYRYSDTNPGTTRPIMKQTVTLGVTLGEGHYWIDWQLAGSLSSGPWAPPITITGQTTTGDALQYLSGAWNPIIDNGTAQTPQGLPFILNGTMNSMQMKSLKIVQNNDQVKVLNATAYTSGSYKISFMVYIPSGKAGYFNTLQTFAGSNSDWGMEVYFDANGTGRCFGGSSTPQTFSWTAGQWNMVEHVVNLTNDQSQFYFNGQLVKQWQWTLGASGTGGPNTLHAVDLFGATANDQMYVDNFKFEDLNLEAVIFYDDFEAYTAGQQLACQAPTVWTTWSNAPCGPEDGMVSTDYSYVPVELTSFVANVTAAGQVELNWTTATELNNLGFQIERKAVNGDFLAIGYVQGNGTTTERKEYSFTDRNVEPGKYVYRLKQMDFDGKYEYSPEIEVDVHPPLQFTLEQNYPNPFNPSTKIKFGLAENTNVKVAVYNLLGELVATLVNNQLSAGFYEVEFNATSLPSGMYIYSIETPVFKESKKMMLMK
- the miaA gene encoding tRNA (adenosine(37)-N6)-dimethylallyltransferase MiaA, producing MKNSDKVIVIVGPTCSGKTRLSLILAEKINGEIISADSRQVYKHLSIGTAKPTEKQLNSVKHYFVDELNPDEEFNADIFSRRANEIIRSLLGKNLTPVVVGGSGLYIKALIDGITQTIIADKSLREELLEARKIYGNEYVYNELKKIDPVSAERMLPQNWKRVLRAIEVFKLTGKPIWQHHLENNSKPEFNFIQYGLLWDRKKLYQNIEQRVNQMISDGLVDEVKEILRLGYSKGSNSLNTVGYKELIDFIENKITFEQAVYLIKRNTRRYAKRQMTWFKSDKRINWIRINSFNEIDEIAENILKDFYERKN
- a CDS encoding four helix bundle protein — protein: MNSDAKKFIELNKNINRGYRKLEVWQEAVVLFAFVKKKINTLSELSFKLKSQIEDSAMSVSSNIAEGYCRRFLKENIQFNTIALSSLGENYSQIFNLFNAGEIDEEWFREYDKIHYSLENKLIKLNKSCIEKLKESYDWKNDYHVREIIEKYEIV
- a CDS encoding protein-L-isoaspartate(D-aspartate) O-methyltransferase, giving the protein MSRYQRQQLVETLRKKGITDEKVLEAIGTIEREKFIPATMVHNAYKDIALPIGYEQTISQPYTVAFMTEKLNIKKGDKVLEVGTGSGYQAAILAFLGAQVYSIEINLELYHRTVKLFDKLGIRVHAKYGDGTIGWAEYAPFNGIIVTAGSPTIPTKLKEQLAIGGRLVIPVGGRDYQDLYVLTKLSDDEFKTEVYPRFAFVPLLGKEGWEKK
- a CDS encoding DUF5698 domain-containing protein; its protein translation is MIESILGGLLIMFMRICDVSIGTIRTILVVQGRKYLAGLAGSIEVLIWIFAIRFIFQNLNEIPQFIGYSLGFGLGNIIGITIEQKIGFGFVQLNIISRNHSKELAELLRKNKYGVTILPAEGTSGGLSILVTIIPRKYQKATISLIESVDKNAFITVQHSLPYRGFIHGSRK
- a CDS encoding Ig-like domain-containing protein, with product MKSIIKIFVSAAIILSLDITFARPDNPDTSKVLVRFSEPMSREGIFDVSNYKIICEDNHVIKIYKVGVVDGDTAVVLFTEKHQPGKAYRVIVSNLKDKAGNLIHQENNYALYQKDN
- a CDS encoding acyclic terpene utilization AtuA family protein; its protein translation is MKEKIRIASGQGFWGDLIDAPYHQVTKGPIDYLVMDYLAEVTMSILQKQKNKNPELGYARDIPELMKRILPICKEKNIKVITNGGGVNPLSCANAVMKVAGELGIKNLKIGIVLGDNILDRLDEIISSGAELKNMETGEPITSVKDKLLSANVYFGAFPIVEALQKGADIVITGRTTDTGLTLAPMIYEFGWSKTDYDKLSAGTVAGHILECGAQSSGGNFLGDWKSIPNMAEIGFPIAEAFPNGEVIITKHKNTGGRVSFETVAEQLLYEIGDPKSYITPDCVADFTSIKLEDLGNDRVRVFDVKGFPETEFYKVSCSYSDGYSASATLTYSWPEALTKAKAADQILRKRLENLNLTFDEIRTEFIGYNACHGPLAKQLPEDDINEIMLKVAVRSHNFDSVERFGKEIAPLILTGPPSVTGFAGGRPKPSEVVAYWPALIPKSLVKPEIKIIEL